One segment of Spartobacteria bacterium DNA contains the following:
- a CDS encoding energy transducer TonB codes for MTAANLLSPPRWPLTSWLGALLLTMLIFIVLPLQYRPSPPPMTKPQPILRPVSLYQLPEPPPTLSQPVQHTLQTAHHPIIIPNQNPIATAPSVTVPLNITIQPLPLSPPASSQLAMPVYDFSGLDAPEQVLFELDEVDAPPIPIKRAPPVYPTRERMRHIEGHVRVEFTVSAAGRVTDISVTDAKPAGTFEKAATDTIQHWTFQPAQKNGQPVDVRVRQTITFSLN; via the coding sequence CACCATGCTGATATTCATTGTTCTGCCATTGCAATATCGTCCATCGCCCCCGCCGATGACGAAGCCGCAGCCGATTTTGCGTCCCGTCAGCCTCTACCAGCTACCCGAACCGCCGCCAACGTTATCCCAGCCCGTACAGCATACGCTCCAAACAGCGCATCACCCCATTATTATTCCGAATCAAAACCCCATCGCGACTGCGCCATCTGTCACTGTTCCACTGAATATAACGATTCAACCACTGCCCCTATCGCCACCGGCATCATCGCAACTGGCCATGCCTGTCTACGATTTCAGCGGCCTTGATGCACCGGAACAAGTTCTTTTCGAACTGGATGAAGTCGATGCCCCGCCCATCCCGATAAAACGCGCACCACCCGTCTATCCGACTCGGGAACGCATGCGCCACATAGAAGGACATGTCCGCGTCGAATTCACGGTATCCGCCGCAGGCCGCGTCACTGATATTTCAGTCACCGACGCCAAACCCGCCGGAACATTTGAAAAAGCCGCCACCGACACGATACAGCACTGGACATTTCAACCTGCCCAAAAAAACGGACAACCCGTCGATGTCCGCGTCAGACAAACAATTACCTTCTCTTTGAACTGA
- a CDS encoding tetratricopeptide repeat protein, translated as MKYLTTCLLLLLLLNTLFADETVPPVTSREAAIIQKTDVMATTNTTAAMLYLEAERSKSDHAALAFAYGNLCYTTANYIDAADAYKKALSLYPGFKAARVNLARALLQTDHPRDAVSTLRPLISSAANNPDDLLLYAHALLQARYTTSAETAFRQLLLSNPDAIEIRSGLINALLQQERYQEVLNLIKQLCETQPETAQYWTLLSNTQLALGQTTDAIVSLETARLVSRPDNQQLTQLATLYLNQGATRRAIELYNGEYVSADIPYETLYSVIETLLQHDLINDSRQLLTRWQSSHPDSCIDDAEALILYHQKRNEGAIDDAIVIATEQLHAHPLKTTWLIERSDLYRMQQQYNKAAADLQSALTSPPVRQQALRHLARNALEQKKNNEALQYLQTLQNEYPQQTTQDLIDRLKRQ; from the coding sequence ATGAAATATTTAACAACCTGTTTACTGCTACTGCTTCTATTGAACACCCTCTTCGCCGACGAGACGGTTCCACCAGTCACATCGCGCGAGGCAGCCATTATACAGAAGACCGACGTCATGGCGACGACGAACACGACCGCAGCAATGCTTTATCTCGAAGCAGAACGAAGTAAAAGCGATCATGCCGCACTGGCCTTCGCCTACGGAAATCTTTGTTACACCACAGCGAACTATATCGACGCCGCTGACGCCTATAAAAAAGCACTCTCGCTATATCCCGGGTTCAAGGCCGCACGCGTAAATCTCGCACGCGCACTGCTGCAAACAGATCATCCCCGTGATGCAGTTTCCACCCTGCGGCCCCTCATATCATCGGCTGCCAATAATCCCGACGACCTGTTGCTCTATGCTCACGCGCTCCTTCAGGCCCGCTATACAACATCTGCAGAAACAGCCTTTAGACAATTGTTGCTTTCCAATCCCGATGCGATTGAAATCCGATCAGGACTAATCAACGCCCTACTCCAGCAGGAACGCTATCAGGAAGTTCTCAATTTAATAAAACAGCTCTGCGAAACCCAGCCGGAAACTGCACAATACTGGACCCTGCTATCCAACACACAGCTCGCACTTGGTCAAACGACAGACGCTATTGTATCACTGGAAACGGCACGCCTTGTCAGCCGTCCGGACAACCAGCAGCTGACGCAACTCGCCACACTATATTTAAATCAGGGAGCAACCCGCCGGGCAATCGAACTTTACAATGGCGAATACGTCTCTGCAGATATTCCGTATGAAACACTCTATTCTGTCATAGAAACCTTGTTGCAACATGATTTAATCAACGATTCCAGACAGCTCCTGACGCGATGGCAATCCAGCCATCCGGATAGCTGTATCGATGACGCAGAGGCCTTGATTCTTTATCATCAAAAAAGAAACGAAGGGGCCATCGATGACGCGATCGTCATAGCGACCGAACAGCTGCATGCCCATCCACTGAAAACTACCTGGCTGATCGAGCGCTCCGACCTCTATCGGATGCAGCAACAATACAACAAAGCCGCCGCCGACCTGCAATCAGCCCTTACCAGCCCCCCCGTGCGACAGCAGGCACTGCGTCACCTAGCCCGCAATGCCTTGGAGCAGAAAAAGAACAACGAAGCACTCCAATACCTGCAGACCCTGCAAAATGAATATCCCCAACAAACCACACAAGACCTGATCGATCGACTTAAACGGCAGTAA